The window CGGAGTTCGGCCCCGAGGCGGCGGGCCACGGTCTCGTCCGAGGCCGCGCCGACCACCGCCGGCTCCCCGTCCACGATCGCCGTCGCGAGCGACAGCTTGACGTCGGGGCCGCCGCGGCCGTCGGCCGGAACGAGCGTCACGTGGAGGTCCTGCCGCTCGCCGGGGCGGCATCTCTCGAGCCGCGAGAGGTGCTCCTCGAGCACCATCACGTCTCGGGTCGCGACGAGGTCCCGGAGCCGCGCGCCGACGAGGCTCTCGGGGCGCCCGCCGAGCATCGCCGCCATGACGGGGTTGAGGAACGCGATCTTCCCGCCGCGCAGCACGACCACGGCCTCCGGGATTCCCTCCACGAGCGCGCGGTATCGCGCCTCCGACCCCCTGAGCTCCTCCTCGAGCCGCACCTCCGCGTCCACGTTCTTGACCACGATGAGGTAGCCGCGCGCCTCCCCCACCGGTCCGCCGCGGAGCCGGACCTTCACGCTCCCGTGGAACTTCGTTCCGTCGCGCCGGAGCAGCACCGAGCGTGCCTCGACCCCGTGCTCCCTGAGACTCTTCCTCCCGAGCTTGGGCAGCAGGTCCTTCCAGGCGGCCTCGTCGAACACCATCGAGGCTGGCCGCCCGAGCACCTCGTCCTCGTCCCAGCCGAGCAGCACGGCGGCCCCGGCGCTCAGGCTGCGGATATCGAAGTCCCCGTCGGTGGTCATGAGCGCGAGGTCGTGGGCGACGTCCTCCAGCGCGCGGAGACCTTCTCGCCTCCCCTCGGCCTCGGCGCCGCGCGCCGTCAGCTCCTGGCCCAGCCTGTTCACCGCGTCCGCCAGGACGACGAAGGGCGACCGGGGGTCGAGCTCTGCCGGGCGCGCCGCGCGGCCGGTGCGGAGCGACTCCACCGCCAGCACGACCTCGCGAAGGTCGCGCCGCTGCTGCCTTCGGGAGAGGAGGAGCAGGAGGAACAGCAGCACCGCGAGCGAAGTCAGGCCGACCCCGATGACGAACAGGAGCCCGGCGTTCCCGGCCAGCAGCCCTTCCACGGCGGTTCCTTGCGCTCCCGCGGCGACGTCCGGCGTCATGAGCCCGCCTCGCCCGCCTTTCCCCGGCCTAGTGTCCTTCGCCCCGCGGATCCGTCGGCTCCGGCGGCGCGCCGGGCGCCGACGGTCCCGCGAAGAGGTATCCCTGCCCGAGCGGCGCGCCCGCCTTGCGGATCGCCGCCGCCTCGCTCTCGGACTCGATCCCCTCGGCGACCACGGCGGCTCCGATCCGCCGACCGATGTGCACGAGGGACGAGATCAGCTCCTGCTGGATCAGGTTCTCGTCGACGCCCCGCACGAGGCTCACGTCGACCTTGAGGTAGTCCGGTCGCACCTTCTCGATGGTCGCGAGGCTCGCGTAGCCGGTCCCCACGTCGTCCAGCGCGACGCCGAACCCGCGCTTCCTGAGCGCCTCGAACCCCGCCGCGAGACGCGTGGGGTCGTTGTCGGGCCCGCGCTCGGAGACCTCGAGCACGAGGTCCCGGGGCCGCAGCGACGATGCCATCAGGAGGCGGGTGAACGACTCCTCGAACCACTCGGGGTCGGAGAGCGAGCCGGGAAGGACGTTGAGGAAGATCTTGCCTCGGCCCTTCTCGGCCATCGCGCCCGAGCCCTGCACTGCCCGCCGCCGGCACAGCCGGTCGAGGTCCGCCGCCATCCCGAGGCGGACCGAGAGCGCGAACATCGCGGCGGGATTCTCGAACCCGCTTCCCTTCGGGCCGCGCGCCAGCGCCTCGTACCCGACGACCTCGAGCGTGGCGAGGTCGACCACCGGCTGGAAGACGGCGGAGACCTCGGCCTCCCGGATGATCCGCCTGAGCTCCGCGCCGCGAATCGTCTCCGCGCGACGATAGCGCCGCTGGGTCAGCGTCCGGGCCTCCTCGACCGCCGCGTGCACGCGCCGCTCGAACCGGTAGAACGGGTCCTCCGAGAGCAACGCGTGCCCGACTCGGAACGCCAGGCGGGGGGAGAGCCCCGCCCACTCCTCGTCGTCGAAGGCCTGGTCGAGACGGGCGCACACCGCCGACGCCATCTTCGCGAGGTCCGCGGGCTCCACCTCCGTCCCCGACGCCGTCTCGGGGACGAACGCGACCAGGCGGTCGCCCGCCACGCCGTTGACCGCGAGGAGCGACCCTTCCGGCAGATCGGTTCCCGGGAGGCCCTTCAGCACCTCGGCGATCCTCGCGAGCACGCGGTCGAAGACCTGCCAGCCGTACAGCGACTCCACCAGATCGAGGTTCGCGACGTCCACGTGCAGCACGCCGAGGTGGCGACGGCCGTCGAGGGCCGAGCGGAGCGGGTCGAAGAGGAGCGCATAGGCCGGGAGCCCCGTGATCCGGTCGTGCAGGGCGCTACGGAGCTTGAGGAACTCGTTGCGCTGGCGATCGTCGAGCGGACCCGGCTCGCGGGGGTCCACGGTCAGGCCCCCCGCGGCAGCGAGCCCGCTCGCGCTCCGCCGCCGCTGAGCACGCGTCGCACGCGAGAGAGCAGCTCGTCCACCCCGAACGGCTTGGTCAGGTAGTCCGCCGCGCCTTCCTGCAGGCCGTGAACCTTGTCGCGGGCCTCTCCCTTCACCGAGAACATCATCACCGGGAGATCGCGGATCGCCTCGTCCGCCTTCAGGAGCCGCAGCGTCTCCCAGCCGTCCATCTCCGGCATGTTGATGTCCAGGAGGACGAGGTCGAAGTGCTCCCGCCGCGCGAGACGGAGCGCGTCGAGCCCCGTCCTGGCGCAAGCGACCTCGTACGCGGCGGCACCGAGGGCCGTCGCGGCGAACTCCTGGATCGTGGGCTCGTCGTCGACCACGAGGATGCGCGCGCTCACGTCGGACTCCCTTCGCGCTTGGGTCGCACGTCGTCGCCCGGCAGGATCGTGGTCATCCGGCCCCCCCTCCGGTCCAGGGCGTCATCCTCTGCGCGAGCGAATCGCGGTACCGCCGTTCCGCCAACTCTCGGGAAAGGTACCACGCTGCGGAGATAAGGGGCAACGCGAATTGTGCACCTTTCGGTGCCGAAAAGTCCGAGCTTTCGGGGTTTTCGGGAGCTTCGGCGGTGCGGCGCTCGATCGGCGGGCGCGGTTCGCTGTACGAGCGACTCGGCCCGCCCTCAGTTCTTCTTCTTGTGTCCCTTCGCGTCCGGAACGGCCTGCGCGTGCGCGGCGACGGAAACGTTGCCCGAGCGATCCACGGCGAACGCGCTGAACGAGTACGTGATTCCGTTGACGAGCCCGCTCATCGTGAGACTGCCCTGGCTTCCCGGATTGCCCGCCTTCGCGGTCACGGCATGACCATCGACGGGGCTCGTCGGAAAGCTCCCGTCGGTGCGACAGCGGATGACGGTCTGCTGGAAGTCGGTGTCCCTCGGATTGCGCCAGCTCAGGCTGACGAGAGCGCTGCCGGGAGTCGCCGTGAAAGGCACCGGTGCCTCGGGCGCGATCTGGTCGTCGACGGGCTGCTCGGTCGGAACGAAGTCCCGGTCGTCGGTCAGCAGGATCCGGTCGGCCATCGCCTGCGCATCGTAACCGCCCAGCTCGATCGCGTGAAGTCCCTGCGTGAGCGCGTAGGCGCCTCCAGCGATCCACGTCCACGCGCCGTAACGCGACGCGAAGACCGGCTGGAGCCCGGCGCCGTCGACCGACTCGAACCACGAGCTCGACTGCGCGTCCTGGGCGAAGACGCGCACCCACAAGTACCAGGTGCCGGCGGTCGGGACATCGATACCGTAGCTCGCGGTTCCAGCGGGGTTGGCCGCGCCGCCGATCGGCGTGCCGGCGGGTGTCGTGATCGCGCCCGAGTCGAACATGCCGACTCCGCTCGCCATCTGGACCGGCGAGACCAGATTCCCGCATTCGGTCTCGAACCTCAGGTGCGCGTAGGAGCTGGCGGAGGTCGCGAAGCTCAGGTCCGGCGACGAGATCGCTGCATTGCCGGCCGCGTCCGCGCTCCTCACTTGAGCCTGGTAGGTCGACGCAGGATCGAGCCCCTCCAGGACGACCGCGTGCGCGGTTCCGAGGGTGGAGTCGACCTCCGTCTGCTGATACCCGGTCTGGCCGCTCTTGCGGTAGAGGACCTGGCTGTCGGCCGGCTCGTCCGTCGTCCACGTGATCGTCGCCCGCGTGGCACCGACGCTCCCCGACTGCACCGCGGACACGGACGGCGGCGTCGTGGCCGCCCGGACGGTGAAGAGCCCGAGCCCGGTTCCCGAGGCCTGGTTGGGACTCGTGACCGTGATGCTGGAGGGTCCCAAAGGCGCTGAGTCGCTCACGCTGATCGCGGCCGTGAGCTGTCCGCACGCGCTCACCGTCACGGAGTTCACGGTGATCCCGGGGGATCCGAACCGCACCGTGGAACCCGCCACGAAGTTGGAGCCGCCGATGGCGACGTCGAGCGCCCGACCCTGCGCGGCGGCCGACGGGCTCGTGCTCGCCACGAGCGGCGCCGGCCAGCTGGCCACCTCATTCGAGTAATTATTGCTCGCGTATCCCTGAGTATCGTAGGACTTGACCACGAAGTACCAGGTCGTGCAGTCGGCGAGTCCCGAGACCGTCGTGGCCGTCACGTTCCCGACGTCGAGGACCTGGGTGTAACTCCGCGACCCCATGCCGTACTACACGCGATAGCCCGCCAGGTCCGTACAGACGCTCGCATCCTCGTTCTGCGTAACGGGATCCCACGTCAGCGCCTGCGTTCCCGCGAGCGCGGGTAGCGTCGTGAGGGCGATCAGGAGCGCGAGGGTCCGTGGAAGCCGGGACGAGGTCCGCATCATCGTTGGGCTCTCCGACCACGGTCGAGGCGTCGGACCGCGGGCAGCGAACCGAGCGAGATGCGTGCCAGGTTAGAACAATACGATAACGCAATCAGATTAAATAAGTCGTCGAGTTCTCGGAGTGCATCGCAGCGACGTCGATGTTGGTTTCTCTACGCCGGTTCACGCCCGCGCGTGACGACTCTCAGCGCTGGCTTACGGGGTCGCGCGCTTCCAGGCTCGGTGATCGCGGCCGAGCGCAGCGGCGCCTCGAGGCGGCCGTTGCAATCGGCGTGTTATCTGGAGCGGGAAACGGGATTCGAACCCGCGACCCTCAGCTTGGGAATCCAATTCCGTCCGGGTCCATACGGAAAGATACGGTCATTCCGCGCTTTCTCTGACACACTGACCACTAGGACGCGCATAGACCTGCGACCTTTGCAGCGACCTGTGTTTCGCTCTGCGTCGCTGCCGCGAGCGTCCCGGCCGTTCCGTTGAGGCGGTTCGCCGCCGCGCGAAGGTAGTCGGGTGAGAAGTGGGCGTACCGCTGGACCATCTCGATCGAGCGCCAGCCACCGAGCTTCATGAGCGTGTACAGGTCGGTTCCCACCGCCACCTGCCGCGAGGCCCAGGTATGCCGGAGGTCGTGGAAGTGGAGCGCGTCGAGAACGGCCGCGCGCTCCGGGTTTCTCGGGATCTCCTTCTCCGCGTCGCCGTCGCGCACCGCAGCGGCCAGCTTCTCCCTCGCGTCCTCCCACGAGCCTTGTAGGGACTTCAGCGGCTCCCCCTGGTAGCTGAACACGTGGTTGTGCTTCACGTGCCGTGGCAATGCCTTGAGGATCACCAGGAGGTCGTCGCCGACGGGGAGCGCCCGGGCATCACCGCTCTTCGTATGCCGGAGGTGGATCGTCCGGCGCTTGAGGTCCACGGCGTCCCAGGTCAGCCCGAGGATCTCGCCGCGCCTGCAGCCCGTGAGGAGCGCGAACCGGGCGGCGGGAACGACGTGCTTCTGGGCGAGCTCGAGCAGCTTGTCGGACTCGTACTGCGAGAGGAACACCTCGCGGGTCGGGGGCTCGTGCATGTACCGGATCTTCGCGGCCGGGTTCGTGGTCAGGTAACCCCACTCGACCGCCCGACCCAGGAGGTTCTTGAGGAACCGAATCGAGTGGTTCACGGTGACGGGCTCGACCGTCTTCGACCGCTTGGCGACGAACGACTGGATCCGCCCGGGCTTCAGCTCGTCGAGCCAGACGGTCCCGAACTCGGCGACGGCCTGCCGCTCCATCGGCTCGAAGTAGGTCGTCGCAGATCGCCGGAGCGCGCCGTGGTTCTTGTGGAACTCCTCAACGAACTTGTTGAACCGGATCCGGCCGCGTGCCGCGCGCTTCCGCTTCACGTTGGGCGGGACGTACGCGGGGTCCTCGTCGATCAGTCGACGTCGGGACTTCGCGAGTCCCCGCGCCTGGTCTTCGTCGAGGCCGACCTTCTCGGTGATCGGCCGCCCCTGGTACGAGTACCGCGCGAAGTAGACCCGTTTCCCGTCACTCACGCGGACGTACGAGAGCACGCCGTCACCGTGGAACGTGAACTTCTTCGCCATCGTCACTCCTCCGCTGCGACTTCCGCCTGAGACTCGGTGACGATCCGAGCCACTACCTCCGCCAGCGGGAGGCTCCCGTCGGGATTCACGGTGACGTGGGCCCGAAGCACCCGGTGTTCGATGACCCGCTGCAGGATCAGGAGGACATCGAGCGGAGGTACCCCGTATTGTTCAAAGGTGCTCTCGATCTGGAGCGCGATCTCCTTGATGTCATCCTCGAATGGGGTCAGCTTGCAGTGTGCAGACGTCTGCACTCTGGGCTTCTCGGATGTCTTCGCCATCGGATCCTCCTCGCGCCGCTCGGGGCGCACGTGAGCGGAGGAACGACGCAGGGCTTGAGCCTCGCGGTCTGTTCGGGGAGAATGCGCGAAGCGGGCCATGCGGGTAACCTCCGCGTGGTTCGTTAGGTCCCGTCGCCGGTTCACGCCGGCGCCGGGGCCGCTTTCGAGGCGAACGCTACGCCCGGTTCTCGATCGAGTCAAGCGACGACTCAGGAGTTGCCTGCCATGGCTCACTCGAATGAAGCACCGTGGAAAGGCGATAAGTCGGTGATCTTCGGTGCCGTACTCGGTGCGCTTGTGCTTGCGGCATCGATCTGGGCATGGTACGAGCCGGGCAAAGCCGCCACGGTGGTCTACGCCCTCACCGCGATCGCGGTCATTTGGTACAGCGTCTTGACGAATTTCATTCGCCGCAGCGCAGACGAAGAAAGGCGCCACCGCAGCACGCCCGTTTTGGGGTTCGCCATCGCCTGCGTGCGTAGTGAGGATCCAGACCTCGATGTTCGCTTTATCGTCAAGAACAACACCGGCAGACTGGCCGTGATCCGGCCCACGATTCGTCTGCGCTCTTGGCAAGGATTTCACACCTTCGAAAACGGGGTCTACGCAGGGAGCGAGGACTGGGAAATCTGGGCATTCGACGAGTGGAGTGGCCATTTCCCGCTCGCGCAAATGGTTCCTGGTCTTCGCGCGCCAGACGGTTACAACCCCCGCGCTGGGATGCAGTGGCCTATTTCCCTCGATGTTCAGGTGGTCGTCTACAATTCCAATGGAGAATTCCAATACCTGTTTCGCCGCGAGTATCACGTCGAGATCGTTGAGGATATGCGGTTCGGCAAATCCTGGCCCGAAATCGCGATCGACGCCTTTCCAGATTGCGCGCCCTACCCAGCGCGAATCACTCGGCGCGCAACGATTGGTTCCTCCGCTTCGCTTTAGGTGACGCTGCGACGTGACGGTAGTCACCGCTCCCGCCTCTCCGCCTCGGTCATCTCCCGCACCAGGAACACGCCACACTCGACGCAGTAGGGTGGCCGGCATCGGTGGATGCGGACCGGCACGATCCACCACCGCCGCCGATCCCCGTAGCCGATCTCGATACGCACCGGGTGGCAGTCCACGGGAGGGGCTCGCCGCATCGGTGGCGCCTCGAGGAGGTCACGGCGGAAGTCCATCGACATCCCCCATGAAAGAAACGTCCCGGCCGGCGTACGAGGGTCAAAGTTCCCTTGGGCGTCCGGCCGGGACCCGCGGGACACGCCCCGGCCCCGCACTGCACCGGCGGCCACGCGCAGAAAGGTAGACGCGCAGCCGCCGGGATGGAGTTACTACGCGGTGCCTTCCGCCGGCGAGATGTGGGTCTCGCTCGCGGCCATGACGGTGGTGCTGTGCGTGGTCGGGATCTCGTGCGCGCCGCCGAGGATGGCGAAGATGCCGTCCACGACGGAGTCCTGCGTGGCGCGCAAAACGAGGAGCTTCAGGTACCGCTTGAGCGGCCTGGCCACCTCCACGTAACACAGTTTGTTATCCTGGTCGTCAGCGACCGTCACGGAGGTTCCGGTGAGGTCGGAGTAGCCGTCGGCCACTCCATCATCCGAGCTCTGCTGCACCTTCACCGACGTTGCCGCGCCCGTGGTGATCGCGCCGAAGGCGACGATGAAGAGGCACGTGTCGAAGCCCTTCATGTCGATCCCCGCGGCCGGGGTGATCGTCGTCTGCCCCGCGGCGACGGCGTTGTTGTGCCGGATCAGCTTGCACTCTTTGGAGAGGTTCATGTTCAGCTCCTTCCCTACGCCGTGATCCCGCTGCCGACCACGAACCAGCCAGGCCGCACGACCGCGACGTCCATGCGGAGATAGCCGCGGATCCACACCTGCAGGTTGGCGAACGCGGAGCTGCTGCTGTCCGCGGCGTGGCGCGAGGCCTCGATCGTCAGGTTCGTCCTGACGCCGAGGAGGACTTGCGTGAAGTCCCCGACGAACGCCAGCGACTCGTTGGAGCCGCCGCCGCGGGTCGACGGGACCTGCGTGGTCATGAGCCGGTTGAGCGCCGTGAAGGACGCCGGCGGAATGAGGTACTGGCCGTCCGTGACGGCCTTGAGTTTTTCGAGGGTGGCGACGTCTCGCGGATGGACGATGGCGGCCGTGGGCTCGCCGTTCGCGAGCCGCACGGTCTTCACCATGTCCGTGAAGTCGTCGTAAACCGGGGATGCGATCCCCGTCGACGTCCCGACCCCGGGCGTGTTCTCGATGCCTTGCGGCTCTTCGGCCGCCCCGGTGCCGACGAGCGCGACGCGATCGATCTCGAGCGCGAGGGCGTCCGAGAACACGGTGTCGAGGAACGAGCTGAGGTTCTGAGCGTCTTCCACGAGCTCGATCGGGACCTTGGCCAGCACGCCGACCGTCCGGGCCCGCAGGACGACTCCCGCGAAACTCGGATCGCTCGCGGTGAGAACGGCGTTCTCGGGCCTCCAGTAGGCGGTCGGGTCGGTCGCGAGTTTCGCGATCGTGACCTCACGTGCCTCCATCGGCACCGTCCGGGCCCCCGCCTGCACGACGCAGGCCTTCGAGCGGGCCAGGTCGATGACCATCGTCGAGGTGGCCGCGGAAAGGAGGATGTTGCCGCCGACCGTGCTGCTGCCCGCGAGGGCCTGGATCTCGGGGGATCGCCACTCGCCCATCACCTGGCCCCGCACGACGTCCGCGAGGCCGACGGTCGAGGCCTCCGCGTCCACGTCCATCCCCGTCTCCCGCGGCACCAGGTCCGCGAGCTTCTCCTTGGGCCCGAGGGCCCGGACCGGACGCCCTTCGGGATCGTAGCCGATGACGCCGGCCGGAGCGTGGGCCGGGGCGTGAATCCGATCCCCGTTGCCGTCCCACCTGACGGTTCCCGGCCCCGAGGGCCCGCGGGCCAGGAGCGCCGCGCGGTCCCGGTCCATCTGCTTCTCGACGCGGGTGATCGACGCGCCGACCGTCTCGAGCTCGACGTTGATCGCGTCGTCTCGGTTTCTCTCGGCCGCGGTCAGATCGCGACCCTCGGCCGCGGCCTTGTCGAGCGCCGCCTTGCCTTCCGCGATCAGATCCCACTTCTTCTGGCGCAACTGCTTAATGCCGTAAGACATCTAGATTCGACCTTTCCTGCGCCGCTGCGCATCCGGTTGTTTTTCAATCTCAGGGACAGGGACGGCCGGGGATCGGGCCCCGGGCTGCGGAGAGGGGACGCCGCGCCACCCCTCCTGTCGTCTCTTCGGCGTCGGCTGCGCCGTGGATCAGCTGTTGCGGGGAGGGGTGCCGCGTCTACCTCCCCTGTCATGATTTCGGCGGCGGCGGCGCCGTGGCTGTTGATCTTCATTCGCATAACTCGGGTGGCAACCAGTCGGCCCGACCCTCGTCCGCGCCCGGGAAGTCGATCCGCGAGCGCGCGCTCGGGGTGAGTCCGAACTCAACCTGGTAGGCCCGCAGGATCGCGATGCAGTTCCTCGCGATCGAGACGTGCGGCCACTGCTGCATGCACTTCACGTTCCCCTGCTCGTCGCGGAGGGGATAGACAAGCCCGCTCTTCGCGAGGAACGTCTCGGCCTCCCGCCATCGCTTGTAAGTCTGGGCGTAGGCCTCGATAGCGTCCCGGTCGGCGAGCGTGAGGATGCCCAGGCCACGGAGGAGTCCGGTCATCCGGTGAAATGCCTTCCGGGCGTCGCCGGTGAGCCACCGCGGACACGCCGGCCCGACCCCGCAGGTCTTGGGCTCCCCACGGTTCAGGGCCCGCTTCCCGAGGTTCCCCTCGAGCACCCTGAGGTGCGTCGGCTTGGGCTTCCGACCTCTCACGAGAGCCTCCGGGAGTTATGGGCGGCCATCAGCCCCCCCCCCCTTGCGAATTTCGCGGGGGTTCGCGCGTGGGCCATCGCGCGGACACCGGCGAGACCTGTAGACTTTCGACCCCCCTACCCCCAGGCGCGCAGTCGGCCGCGTCGCGCCAGCCGTTGGCCCGTGGGCTACGCTCGAGGGGCAGGTCGGCCGGGTGCCACGGGTCCGGGCGGCCCCCCGTAGCCCCAGCGGAGGGGGCCGCCCCGTGGCGGTGTCTCTCGTCTGCGCTCGTCTGCCCTCGTTGCCCTCGTGAGG is drawn from Terriglobia bacterium and contains these coding sequences:
- a CDS encoding phage major capsid protein; protein product: MSYGIKQLRQKKWDLIAEGKAALDKAAAEGRDLTAAERNRDDAINVELETVGASITRVEKQMDRDRAALLARGPSGPGTVRWDGNGDRIHAPAHAPAGVIGYDPEGRPVRALGPKEKLADLVPRETGMDVDAEASTVGLADVVRGQVMGEWRSPEIQALAGSSTVGGNILLSAATSTMVIDLARSKACVVQAGARTVPMEAREVTIAKLATDPTAYWRPENAVLTASDPSFAGVVLRARTVGVLAKVPIELVEDAQNLSSFLDTVFSDALALEIDRVALVGTGAAEEPQGIENTPGVGTSTGIASPVYDDFTDMVKTVRLANGEPTAAIVHPRDVATLEKLKAVTDGQYLIPPASFTALNRLMTTQVPSTRGGGSNESLAFVGDFTQVLLGVRTNLTIEASRHAADSSSSAFANLQVWIRGYLRMDVAVVRPGWFVVGSGITA
- a CDS encoding response regulator, with the translated sequence MSARILVVDDEPTIQEFAATALGAAAYEVACARTGLDALRLARREHFDLVLLDINMPEMDGWETLRLLKADEAIRDLPVMMFSVKGEARDKVHGLQEGAADYLTKPFGVDELLSRVRRVLSGGGARAGSLPRGA
- a CDS encoding bifunctional diguanylate cyclase/phosphodiesterase; the encoded protein is MDPREPGPLDDRQRNEFLKLRSALHDRITGLPAYALLFDPLRSALDGRRHLGVLHVDVANLDLVESLYGWQVFDRVLARIAEVLKGLPGTDLPEGSLLAVNGVAGDRLVAFVPETASGTEVEPADLAKMASAVCARLDQAFDDEEWAGLSPRLAFRVGHALLSEDPFYRFERRVHAAVEEARTLTQRRYRRAETIRGAELRRIIREAEVSAVFQPVVDLATLEVVGYEALARGPKGSGFENPAAMFALSVRLGMAADLDRLCRRRAVQGSGAMAEKGRGKIFLNVLPGSLSDPEWFEESFTRLLMASSLRPRDLVLEVSERGPDNDPTRLAAGFEALRKRGFGVALDDVGTGYASLATIEKVRPDYLKVDVSLVRGVDENLIQQELISSLVHIGRRIGAAVVAEGIESESEAAAIRKAGAPLGQGYLFAGPSAPGAPPEPTDPRGEGH
- a CDS encoding fibronectin type III domain-containing protein; protein product: MGSRSYTQVLDVGNVTATTVSGLADCTTWYFVVKSYDTQGYASNNYSNEVASWPAPLVASTSPSAAAQGRALDVAIGGSNFVAGSTVRFGSPGITVNSVTVSACGQLTAAISVSDSAPLGPSSITVTSPNQASGTGLGLFTVRAATTPPSVSAVQSGSVGATRATITWTTDEPADSQVLYRKSGQTGYQQTEVDSTLGTAHAVVLEGLDPASTYQAQVRSADAAGNAAISSPDLSFATSASSYAHLRFETECGNLVSPVQMASGVGMFDSGAITTPAGTPIGGAANPAGTASYGIDVPTAGTWYLWVRVFAQDAQSSSWFESVDGAGLQPVFASRYGAWTWIAGGAYALTQGLHAIELGGYDAQAMADRILLTDDRDFVPTEQPVDDQIAPEAPVPFTATPGSALVSLSWRNPRDTDFQQTVIRCRTDGSFPTSPVDGHAVTAKAGNPGSQGSLTMSGLVNGITYSFSAFAVDRSGNVSVAAHAQAVPDAKGHKKKN
- a CDS encoding PAS domain-containing protein, which codes for MTPDVAAGAQGTAVEGLLAGNAGLLFVIGVGLTSLAVLLFLLLLLSRRQQRRDLREVVLAVESLRTGRAARPAELDPRSPFVVLADAVNRLGQELTARGAEAEGRREGLRALEDVAHDLALMTTDGDFDIRSLSAGAAVLLGWDEDEVLGRPASMVFDEAAWKDLLPKLGRKSLREHGVEARSVLLRRDGTKFHGSVKVRLRGGPVGEARGYLIVVKNVDAEVRLEEELRGSEARYRALVEGIPEAVVVLRGGKIAFLNPVMAAMLGGRPESLVGARLRDLVATRDVMVLEEHLSRLERCRPGERQDLHVTLVPADGRGGPDVKLSLATAIVDGEPAVVGAASDETVARRLGAELRENESRLDAVLEATTDGVVSLADLPGGSVVRMTNRAFLDLFGLREAQVLGATEPELLRLLRERGQGAEDVAAFLARAARGTRR
- a CDS encoding site-specific integrase; translation: MAKKFTFHGDGVLSYVRVSDGKRVYFARYSYQGRPITEKVGLDEDQARGLAKSRRRLIDEDPAYVPPNVKRKRAARGRIRFNKFVEEFHKNHGALRRSATTYFEPMERQAVAEFGTVWLDELKPGRIQSFVAKRSKTVEPVTVNHSIRFLKNLLGRAVEWGYLTTNPAAKIRYMHEPPTREVFLSQYESDKLLELAQKHVVPAARFALLTGCRRGEILGLTWDAVDLKRRTIHLRHTKSGDARALPVGDDLLVILKALPRHVKHNHVFSYQGEPLKSLQGSWEDAREKLAAAVRDGDAEKEIPRNPERAAVLDALHFHDLRHTWASRQVAVGTDLYTLMKLGGWRSIEMVQRYAHFSPDYLRAAANRLNGTAGTLAAATQSETQVAAKVAGLCAS
- a CDS encoding phage terminase small subunit P27 family, with amino-acid sequence MRGRKPKPTHLRVLEGNLGKRALNRGEPKTCGVGPACPRWLTGDARKAFHRMTGLLRGLGILTLADRDAIEAYAQTYKRWREAETFLAKSGLVYPLRDEQGNVKCMQQWPHVSIARNCIAILRAYQVEFGLTPSARSRIDFPGADEGRADWLPPELCE